The Panicum hallii strain FIL2 chromosome 9, PHallii_v3.1, whole genome shotgun sequence genome has a window encoding:
- the LOC112877564 gene encoding protein SRG1-like, translated as MFLWLISSDARRLLGFMAADIGDEEEELVDAFTGKRQSMAMHHYPPCRHLGKVLGIPPHTDGLGLTLLLHVDDTPGLQIKHGGRWYPVRPLPGAFLVNVGDVLTNGAYRSVEHRVIPDARRGRTTVVFVEVGTVGGMVSPLPGLLKEQEPRYKPIELGEYVKGTFKAILEGNRFADTLRI; from the coding sequence ATGTTCCTTTGGTTAATTTCTAGCGATGCGAGGCGGCTGCTGGGCTTCATGGCGGCCGACATCggagacgaggaggaggagctcgtcgACGCCTTCACCGGCAAGCGGCAGAGCATGGCGATGCACCACTACCCGCCGTGCCGCCACCTGGGCAAGGTGCTGGGCATCCCGCCGCACACCGACGGGCTGGGCCTGACGCTGCTGCTGCACGTGGACGACACGCCGGGCCTGCAGATCAAGCACGGCGGCAGGTGGTACCCCGTGCGGCCGCTGCCGGGCGCCTTCCTCGTCAACGTCGGCGACGTCCTGACCAACGGCGCCTACAGGAGCGTGGAGCACCGGGTGATCCCGGACGCGCGGAGGGGCCGCACCACCGTGGTCTTCGTGGAGGTGGGCACGGTGGGAGGGATGGTCTCGCCGCTCCCGGGCCTCCTCAAGGAGCAGGAGCCGCGCTACAAGCCCATCGAGCTCGGCGAGTACGTCAAGGGCACCTTCAAGGCGATCCTCGAAGGGAATCGGTTCGCGGACACGCTCAGGATCTAG
- the LOC112876245 gene encoding 21 kDa protein-like, translating to MPLVVAFLLAAAAAWQPAASALPPAPAPARHGDARAEQLDVEFVRGCCARTLYPRLCRAGLTPHAASVHSSHARLALASANLTLAALGALAARIPPPSSGALSDCAEAVASAADQAARAAERLRGVEHAVGLEVVWRVDDALTWLSAAMTDEDTCTDGLWPRKSAPAPVRAELRARVRRAKQYTSIALALVNMLASSNPRS from the coding sequence ATGCCGCTCGTCGTCGCGTTCCtcctcgccgcggccgccgcttgGCAGCCGGCAGCCTCCGCACTGCCGCCGGCTCCGGCGCCAGCCCGCCACGGCGACGCAAGGGCAGAGCAGCTGGACGTGGAGTTCGTGCGCGGCTGCTGCGCGCGCACGCTCTACCCGCGCCTCTGCCGCGCGGGGCTGACCCCGCACGCGGCCTCCGTCCACTCCAGCCACGCGCGCCTCGCGCTGGCCTCCGCCAACCTCACGCTCGCGGCCCTCGGCGCGCTGGCCGCGCGCATCCCGCCGCCCAGCTCCGGCGCGCTCAGCGACTGCGCTGAGGCCGTCGCGTCGGCCGCGGaccaggcggcgcgcgcggccgaGCGGCTGCGCGGGGTCGAGCACGCCGTGGGGCTCGAGGTGGTCTGGCGCGTGGACGACGCGCTCACGTGGCTCAGCGCCGCCATGACCGACGAGGACACGTGCACCGACGGCCTCTGGCCCCGGAAatccgcgccggcgccggtgagGGCCGAGCTGCGCGCCAGGGTGCGCCGCGCCAAGCAGTACACCAGCATCGCTCTCGCACTCGTCAACATGCTTGCCAGTAGTAACCCAAGAAGTTAG
- the LOC112873564 gene encoding zinc finger CCCH domain-containing protein 54-like isoform X1, with translation MDFPELAKLAFSRVQQMEPQNVGKILGCILLREPDEDEMVQLAYGNDAAVHAKINDAKATLAAIYARCSASHHHHHQIGAAHRAAAAAAAAAGYHPAAASAAGVRHHFSPAAAAFGFQYWPEPAPVPKAQPEFGLVDAGAGAGAEGHHALLQQQNHNGLDDHHHYDAAGGYYYAAAEDAFHNGGAGGGLPPRAAARRANGVSTRRACHYFIKGVCKNGQNCPFSHHHAYSDGFADDSHHNGGGTPGALEKLEMEITELLNSRHGQPLSIASLPTLYGERYGKGLQAEGYLTESQRHGKAGYSLTKLLSRLNKIRVIERPHGQHSVVLAEDAPRYTEFRGERGGGDMGSVPASSHQIYLTFPAESTFQEEDVATYFGQYGPVRDVRIPCQERRMFGFVSFQNPETVSTILMRRNPHFICGARVLVKPYREKSRCLERHPRTYTDRIKPMHYYPTRFFDIDPDFYPDEYEASSRIVRKQLAEKRERLIELERKRFAGIRLEPLPHQFAYFDCSIEDGNPLDCLPADSKDVDLMDRPLNVPDSLEVVSTSQAPQTQASNSCDDKERKPIRIGSACWEQHILNHMMGRGDEASWTLCQFRLISSQ, from the exons ATGGACTTCCCGGAGCTCGCCAAGCTGGCCTTCTCGAGGGTGCAGCAGATGGAGCCGCAGAACGTCGGCAAGATCCTCGGCTGCATCCTCCTCAGGGAGCCCGACGAGGACGAGATGGTGCAGCTCGCCTACGGCAACGACGCCGCCGTGCACGCCAAGATCAACGACGCCAAGGCCACGCTCGCCGCCATCTACGCGCGCTGCTCCGCttcgcaccaccaccaccaccagatCGGCGCCGCGCacagggccgccgccgccgccgccgcagccgccgggtaccacccggccgccgcctccgccgccggggTGCGCCACCACTTctcccccgcggccgccgccttcggctTCCAGTACTGGCCGGAGCCCGCGCCGGTGCCCAAGGCGCAGCCGGAATTCGGACTCGtggacgccggcgccggcgccggcgccgagggCCACCACGCGCTGCTGCAGCAGCAGAACCACAACGGCCTCGACGACCACCACCACTACGACGCCGCCGGAGGGTACTACTACGCCGCCGCCGAGGATGCGTTCCACaatggcggcgccggcgggggccTGCCGCCGAGGGCTGCGGCTCGCCGGGCGAACGGCGTGTCGACGCGGCGCGCCTGCCACTACTTCATCAAGGGCGTGTGCAAGAACGGCCAGAACTGCCCCTTCTCGCACCACCACGCCTACTCCGACGGGTTCGCCGACGACAGCCACCACAACGGCGGCGGCACGCCTGGCGCGCTGGAGAAACTTGAAATGGAGATCACCGAGCTGCTCAACTCGCGGCACGGCCAGCCTCTGTCCATCGCGTCGCTGCCCACGCTCTACGGCGAGAGGTACGGGAAGGGCCTCCAGGCCGAGGGCTACCTCACCGAGAGCCAGCGCCATGGCAAGGCCGGCTACAGCCTCACCAAGCTGCTCTCCCGCCTCAACAAGATCAGGGTCATCGAGAG GCCGCATGGGCAGCACTCTGTGGTTCTCGCTGAGGACGCCCCCAGGTACACGGAATTCAGGGgcgagagaggaggaggtgacATGGGCTCCGTCCCGGCCAGCTCGCACCAGATATACCTCACCTTCCCTGCCGAGAGTACCTTCCAGGAGGAAGACGTCGCCACTTACTTCGG GCAGTATGGTCCCGTGCGCGACGTGAGGATCCCGTGCCAGGAGAGGCGCATGTTCGGCTTCGTGAGCTTCCAGAACCCGGAGACAGTGAGCACCATCCTCATGAGGCGCAACCCGCACTTCATCTGCGGAGCAAGGGTCCTCGTTAAACCCTACAGGGAGAAATCCAGGTGCCTAGAACG TCATCCCAGGACGTACACGGACAGGATCAAGCCGATGCACTACTACCCTACCCGCTTCTTCGACATTGATCCGGACTTCTATCCTG ATGAATATGAAGCTTCAAGCAGGATCGTGAGGAAGCAACTGGCGGAGAAGCGCGAGAGGCTGATCGAGCTCGAGAGGAAGCGCTTCGCAGGGATCAGGCTCGAACCGCTGCCGCATCAGTTTGCTTACTTCGATTGCAGCATTGAGGATGGGAATCCCCTCGATTGCCTCCCAGCAG ATTCCAAAGATGTCGACCTGATGGACCGTCCCCTCAACGTGCCGGACTCCCTGGAGGTTGTATCCACGAGCCAAGCTCCGCAAACGCAGGCAAGCAACAGCTGCGACGACAAAGAGAG AAAGCCCATTCGCATCGGCAGCGCCTGCTGGGAACAGCATATCCTCAATCATATGATGGGAAGGGGAGATGAAGCATCCTGGACCCTCTGTCAGTTTCGTTTGATATCGTCTCAATAA
- the LOC112873564 gene encoding zinc finger CCCH domain-containing protein 54-like isoform X3, translated as MDFPELAKLAFSRVQQMEPQNVGKILGCILLREPDEDEMVQLAYGNDAAVHAKINDAKATLAAIYARCSASHHHHHQIGAAHRAAAAAAAAAGYHPAAASAAGVRHHFSPAAAAFGFQYWPEPAPVPKAQPEFGLVDAGAGAGAEGHHALLQQQNHNGLDDHHHYDAAGGYYYAAAEDAFHNGGAGGGLPPRAAARRANGVSTRRACHYFIKGVCKNGQNCPFSHHHAYSDGFADDSHHNGGGTPGALEKLEMEITELLNSRHGQPLSIASLPTLYGERYGKGLQAEGYLTESQRHGKAGYSLTKLLSRLNKIRVIERPHGQHSVVLAEDAPRYTEFRGERGGGDMGSVPASSHQIYLTFPAESTFQEEDVATYFGQYGPVRDVRIPCQERRMFGFVSFQNPETVSTILMRRNPHFICGARVLVKPYREKSRTYTDRIKPMHYYPTRFFDIDPDFYPDEYEASSRIVRKQLAEKRERLIELERKRFAGIRLEPLPHQFAYFDCSIEDGNPLDCLPADSKDVDLMDRPLNVPDSLEVVSTSQAPQTQASNSCDDKERKPIRIGSACWEQHILNHMMGRGDEASWTLCQFRLISSQ; from the exons ATGGACTTCCCGGAGCTCGCCAAGCTGGCCTTCTCGAGGGTGCAGCAGATGGAGCCGCAGAACGTCGGCAAGATCCTCGGCTGCATCCTCCTCAGGGAGCCCGACGAGGACGAGATGGTGCAGCTCGCCTACGGCAACGACGCCGCCGTGCACGCCAAGATCAACGACGCCAAGGCCACGCTCGCCGCCATCTACGCGCGCTGCTCCGCttcgcaccaccaccaccaccagatCGGCGCCGCGCacagggccgccgccgccgccgccgcagccgccgggtaccacccggccgccgcctccgccgccggggTGCGCCACCACTTctcccccgcggccgccgccttcggctTCCAGTACTGGCCGGAGCCCGCGCCGGTGCCCAAGGCGCAGCCGGAATTCGGACTCGtggacgccggcgccggcgccggcgccgagggCCACCACGCGCTGCTGCAGCAGCAGAACCACAACGGCCTCGACGACCACCACCACTACGACGCCGCCGGAGGGTACTACTACGCCGCCGCCGAGGATGCGTTCCACaatggcggcgccggcgggggccTGCCGCCGAGGGCTGCGGCTCGCCGGGCGAACGGCGTGTCGACGCGGCGCGCCTGCCACTACTTCATCAAGGGCGTGTGCAAGAACGGCCAGAACTGCCCCTTCTCGCACCACCACGCCTACTCCGACGGGTTCGCCGACGACAGCCACCACAACGGCGGCGGCACGCCTGGCGCGCTGGAGAAACTTGAAATGGAGATCACCGAGCTGCTCAACTCGCGGCACGGCCAGCCTCTGTCCATCGCGTCGCTGCCCACGCTCTACGGCGAGAGGTACGGGAAGGGCCTCCAGGCCGAGGGCTACCTCACCGAGAGCCAGCGCCATGGCAAGGCCGGCTACAGCCTCACCAAGCTGCTCTCCCGCCTCAACAAGATCAGGGTCATCGAGAG GCCGCATGGGCAGCACTCTGTGGTTCTCGCTGAGGACGCCCCCAGGTACACGGAATTCAGGGgcgagagaggaggaggtgacATGGGCTCCGTCCCGGCCAGCTCGCACCAGATATACCTCACCTTCCCTGCCGAGAGTACCTTCCAGGAGGAAGACGTCGCCACTTACTTCGG GCAGTATGGTCCCGTGCGCGACGTGAGGATCCCGTGCCAGGAGAGGCGCATGTTCGGCTTCGTGAGCTTCCAGAACCCGGAGACAGTGAGCACCATCCTCATGAGGCGCAACCCGCACTTCATCTGCGGAGCAAGGGTCCTCGTTAAACCCTACAGGGAGAAATCCAG GACGTACACGGACAGGATCAAGCCGATGCACTACTACCCTACCCGCTTCTTCGACATTGATCCGGACTTCTATCCTG ATGAATATGAAGCTTCAAGCAGGATCGTGAGGAAGCAACTGGCGGAGAAGCGCGAGAGGCTGATCGAGCTCGAGAGGAAGCGCTTCGCAGGGATCAGGCTCGAACCGCTGCCGCATCAGTTTGCTTACTTCGATTGCAGCATTGAGGATGGGAATCCCCTCGATTGCCTCCCAGCAG ATTCCAAAGATGTCGACCTGATGGACCGTCCCCTCAACGTGCCGGACTCCCTGGAGGTTGTATCCACGAGCCAAGCTCCGCAAACGCAGGCAAGCAACAGCTGCGACGACAAAGAGAG AAAGCCCATTCGCATCGGCAGCGCCTGCTGGGAACAGCATATCCTCAATCATATGATGGGAAGGGGAGATGAAGCATCCTGGACCCTCTGTCAGTTTCGTTTGATATCGTCTCAATAA
- the LOC112873564 gene encoding zinc finger CCCH domain-containing protein 54-like isoform X2, with protein sequence MDFPELAKLAFSRVQQMEPQNVGKILGCILLREPDEDEMVQLAYGNDAAVHAKINDAKATLAAIYARCSASHHHHHQIGAAHRAAAAAAAAAGYHPAAASAAGVRHHFSPAAAAFGFQYWPEPAPVPKAQPEFGLVDAGAGAGAEGHHALLQQQNHNGLDDHHHYDAAGGYYYAAAEDAFHNGGAGGGLPPRAAARRANGVSTRRACHYFIKGVCKNGQNCPFSHHHAYSDGFADDSHHNGGGTPGALEKLEMEITELLNSRHGQPLSIASLPTLYGERYGKGLQAEGYLTESQRHGKAGYSLTKLLSRLNKIRVIERPHGQHSVVLAEDAPRYTEFRGERGGGDMGSVPASSHQIYLTFPAESTFQEEDVATYFGQYGPVRDVRIPCQERRMFGFVSFQNPETVSTILMRRNPHFICGARVLVKPYREKSRCLERTYTDRIKPMHYYPTRFFDIDPDFYPDEYEASSRIVRKQLAEKRERLIELERKRFAGIRLEPLPHQFAYFDCSIEDGNPLDCLPADSKDVDLMDRPLNVPDSLEVVSTSQAPQTQASNSCDDKERKPIRIGSACWEQHILNHMMGRGDEASWTLCQFRLISSQ encoded by the exons ATGGACTTCCCGGAGCTCGCCAAGCTGGCCTTCTCGAGGGTGCAGCAGATGGAGCCGCAGAACGTCGGCAAGATCCTCGGCTGCATCCTCCTCAGGGAGCCCGACGAGGACGAGATGGTGCAGCTCGCCTACGGCAACGACGCCGCCGTGCACGCCAAGATCAACGACGCCAAGGCCACGCTCGCCGCCATCTACGCGCGCTGCTCCGCttcgcaccaccaccaccaccagatCGGCGCCGCGCacagggccgccgccgccgccgccgcagccgccgggtaccacccggccgccgcctccgccgccggggTGCGCCACCACTTctcccccgcggccgccgccttcggctTCCAGTACTGGCCGGAGCCCGCGCCGGTGCCCAAGGCGCAGCCGGAATTCGGACTCGtggacgccggcgccggcgccggcgccgagggCCACCACGCGCTGCTGCAGCAGCAGAACCACAACGGCCTCGACGACCACCACCACTACGACGCCGCCGGAGGGTACTACTACGCCGCCGCCGAGGATGCGTTCCACaatggcggcgccggcgggggccTGCCGCCGAGGGCTGCGGCTCGCCGGGCGAACGGCGTGTCGACGCGGCGCGCCTGCCACTACTTCATCAAGGGCGTGTGCAAGAACGGCCAGAACTGCCCCTTCTCGCACCACCACGCCTACTCCGACGGGTTCGCCGACGACAGCCACCACAACGGCGGCGGCACGCCTGGCGCGCTGGAGAAACTTGAAATGGAGATCACCGAGCTGCTCAACTCGCGGCACGGCCAGCCTCTGTCCATCGCGTCGCTGCCCACGCTCTACGGCGAGAGGTACGGGAAGGGCCTCCAGGCCGAGGGCTACCTCACCGAGAGCCAGCGCCATGGCAAGGCCGGCTACAGCCTCACCAAGCTGCTCTCCCGCCTCAACAAGATCAGGGTCATCGAGAG GCCGCATGGGCAGCACTCTGTGGTTCTCGCTGAGGACGCCCCCAGGTACACGGAATTCAGGGgcgagagaggaggaggtgacATGGGCTCCGTCCCGGCCAGCTCGCACCAGATATACCTCACCTTCCCTGCCGAGAGTACCTTCCAGGAGGAAGACGTCGCCACTTACTTCGG GCAGTATGGTCCCGTGCGCGACGTGAGGATCCCGTGCCAGGAGAGGCGCATGTTCGGCTTCGTGAGCTTCCAGAACCCGGAGACAGTGAGCACCATCCTCATGAGGCGCAACCCGCACTTCATCTGCGGAGCAAGGGTCCTCGTTAAACCCTACAGGGAGAAATCCAGGTGCCTAGAACG GACGTACACGGACAGGATCAAGCCGATGCACTACTACCCTACCCGCTTCTTCGACATTGATCCGGACTTCTATCCTG ATGAATATGAAGCTTCAAGCAGGATCGTGAGGAAGCAACTGGCGGAGAAGCGCGAGAGGCTGATCGAGCTCGAGAGGAAGCGCTTCGCAGGGATCAGGCTCGAACCGCTGCCGCATCAGTTTGCTTACTTCGATTGCAGCATTGAGGATGGGAATCCCCTCGATTGCCTCCCAGCAG ATTCCAAAGATGTCGACCTGATGGACCGTCCCCTCAACGTGCCGGACTCCCTGGAGGTTGTATCCACGAGCCAAGCTCCGCAAACGCAGGCAAGCAACAGCTGCGACGACAAAGAGAG AAAGCCCATTCGCATCGGCAGCGCCTGCTGGGAACAGCATATCCTCAATCATATGATGGGAAGGGGAGATGAAGCATCCTGGACCCTCTGTCAGTTTCGTTTGATATCGTCTCAATAA
- the LOC112873564 gene encoding zinc finger CCCH domain-containing protein 54-like isoform X4, with translation MDFPELAKLAFSRVQQMEPQNVGKILGCILLREPDEDEMVQLAYGNDAAVHAKINDAKATLAAIYARCSASHHHHHQIGAAHRAAAAAAAAAGYHPAAASAAGVRHHFSPAAAAFGFQYWPEPAPVPKAQPEFGLVDAGAGAGAEGHHALLQQQNHNGLDDHHHYDAAGGYYYAAAEDAFHNGGAGGGLPPRAAARRANGVSTRRACHYFIKGVCKNGQNCPFSHHHAYSDGFADDSHHNGGGTPGALEKLEMEITELLNSRHGQPLSIASLPTLYGERYGKGLQAEGYLTESQRHGKAGYSLTKLLSRLNKIRVIERPHGQHSVVLAEDAPRYTEFRGERGGGDMGSVPASSHQIYLTFPAESTFQEEDVATYFGQYGPVRDVRIPCQERRMFGFVSFQNPETVSTILMRRNPHFICGARVLVKPYREKSRCLERHPRTYTDRIKPMHYYPTRFFDIDPDFYPDEYEASSRIVRKQLAEKRERLIELERKRFAGIRLEPLPHQFAYFDCSIEDGNPLDCLPADSKDVDLMDRPLNVPDSLEVVSTSQAPQTQASNSCDDKESTEIELLPESPFASAAPAGNSISSII, from the exons ATGGACTTCCCGGAGCTCGCCAAGCTGGCCTTCTCGAGGGTGCAGCAGATGGAGCCGCAGAACGTCGGCAAGATCCTCGGCTGCATCCTCCTCAGGGAGCCCGACGAGGACGAGATGGTGCAGCTCGCCTACGGCAACGACGCCGCCGTGCACGCCAAGATCAACGACGCCAAGGCCACGCTCGCCGCCATCTACGCGCGCTGCTCCGCttcgcaccaccaccaccaccagatCGGCGCCGCGCacagggccgccgccgccgccgccgcagccgccgggtaccacccggccgccgcctccgccgccggggTGCGCCACCACTTctcccccgcggccgccgccttcggctTCCAGTACTGGCCGGAGCCCGCGCCGGTGCCCAAGGCGCAGCCGGAATTCGGACTCGtggacgccggcgccggcgccggcgccgagggCCACCACGCGCTGCTGCAGCAGCAGAACCACAACGGCCTCGACGACCACCACCACTACGACGCCGCCGGAGGGTACTACTACGCCGCCGCCGAGGATGCGTTCCACaatggcggcgccggcgggggccTGCCGCCGAGGGCTGCGGCTCGCCGGGCGAACGGCGTGTCGACGCGGCGCGCCTGCCACTACTTCATCAAGGGCGTGTGCAAGAACGGCCAGAACTGCCCCTTCTCGCACCACCACGCCTACTCCGACGGGTTCGCCGACGACAGCCACCACAACGGCGGCGGCACGCCTGGCGCGCTGGAGAAACTTGAAATGGAGATCACCGAGCTGCTCAACTCGCGGCACGGCCAGCCTCTGTCCATCGCGTCGCTGCCCACGCTCTACGGCGAGAGGTACGGGAAGGGCCTCCAGGCCGAGGGCTACCTCACCGAGAGCCAGCGCCATGGCAAGGCCGGCTACAGCCTCACCAAGCTGCTCTCCCGCCTCAACAAGATCAGGGTCATCGAGAG GCCGCATGGGCAGCACTCTGTGGTTCTCGCTGAGGACGCCCCCAGGTACACGGAATTCAGGGgcgagagaggaggaggtgacATGGGCTCCGTCCCGGCCAGCTCGCACCAGATATACCTCACCTTCCCTGCCGAGAGTACCTTCCAGGAGGAAGACGTCGCCACTTACTTCGG GCAGTATGGTCCCGTGCGCGACGTGAGGATCCCGTGCCAGGAGAGGCGCATGTTCGGCTTCGTGAGCTTCCAGAACCCGGAGACAGTGAGCACCATCCTCATGAGGCGCAACCCGCACTTCATCTGCGGAGCAAGGGTCCTCGTTAAACCCTACAGGGAGAAATCCAGGTGCCTAGAACG TCATCCCAGGACGTACACGGACAGGATCAAGCCGATGCACTACTACCCTACCCGCTTCTTCGACATTGATCCGGACTTCTATCCTG ATGAATATGAAGCTTCAAGCAGGATCGTGAGGAAGCAACTGGCGGAGAAGCGCGAGAGGCTGATCGAGCTCGAGAGGAAGCGCTTCGCAGGGATCAGGCTCGAACCGCTGCCGCATCAGTTTGCTTACTTCGATTGCAGCATTGAGGATGGGAATCCCCTCGATTGCCTCCCAGCAG ATTCCAAAGATGTCGACCTGATGGACCGTCCCCTCAACGTGCCGGACTCCCTGGAGGTTGTATCCACGAGCCAAGCTCCGCAAACGCAGGCAAGCAACAGCTGCGACGACAAAGAGAG CACTGAAATCGAACTCCTCCCAGAAAGCCCATTCGCATCGGCAGCGCCTGCTGGGAACAGCATATCCTCAATCATATGA